The Couchioplanes caeruleus nucleotide sequence TCGGTGCGGGACGGGTGCAGGTTGTGCGGGAGCCACTTGACCCACTCCCACGCGGCCCGGCGTTCCGGCCCGGCGCAGACGGCGATGATCAGGTCGTCGGGGGCGTGGAAGACGGCGAGCTGGGCGAGCACCGCCCGGGTCAGGGCGCGGGCGTCGGCCTCCGCGCCGGCGCCGTTGCCGCGCATGAAGACCCGGGCGAAGCCGCGCAGCGACACGGCGACCGGCAGATCCGGCACGACCGAGTACGCGTCCAGGAACCGGCGCAGGGCCCCGGCGGTCATCGGCTCGAGGTCCTCGAGCGGCCGGGTCACCGGCGGGATCAGCGGCGTGGCCAGCGTCTGCGGGCCGACGGCCAGGCGTACGACGCCGAAGTCGGGGTCGGCGGACCGGCGCTCCCACACGCGGTAGCTGCCCGCGGTGGACCACAGCTGGGTGGGGTCGGGGTGCCGGTAGTAGAGGCCGGTGCGCTGCTTGGTGGCGGTGTCGCGGACCCGGCGGCGCAGGCTGGCGAGGTGCCGCAGGTACTCGCGCCGGGCCGCCATCATTTCGGCCTTCTTGGGCGAGCCGCCGCTGCCGAACGAGGTGGCGAGCATGGCCAGGGACGAGACGCCGAAGAGGCCACCGATCACATAGGACATCGAGCCGCCGCTGCCCCGGCCCATCATCATGGCCATGGCGACGGACCCGCCGAGCATGGGCAGCACCATGAACGCCTGCTGCCAGCGGCCACCGACCGCCTGCGGGATCTCGGGCGGCGGATCGACCGCGAGCTCGCCGGTCGGGATCTCGGGCGCCGGGCGACGCGCGGCCCGCTTGATCACCACCGTGCTCATGAAGAACTGTCCCTTTCCCTTCCAGCCGCCCCACCCGCTGCCCACAAGAGGAACGGATCGTGGCTTTCATCGGCCTTTGACCCAATTCGTCCACTGAGGCCGGTGGCGGCTGCCCCGTCCGCGGCACGACCGACCGGTCACCGCGCAGGGCTCAGGATAGGTAAAGTCCCCTGCGTTCCGCAGCCTCCCGTCCGACCGCCCCGCCCCCCACCCTAAGGTTCGACTGAAGGCTCACCATTATCGATGGGAAATAAGGCATGAGCGTCGGGTTGGCCCGGGTCACCATCAGCGCGCCGTCGCGCCGCGTCGATGTGGCGCTGCCCGAGCACGTCCCGCTCGCCGAGTTGCTGCCGGAGGTCCTGCGGCACGCGGGCGAGGGGCTGGCCGACGACGGCGAGAAGCACGGCGGCTGGGTGCTGCGCCGCACCGACGGCGTGGCGCTGGCCACCGCGCAGGGACTCTTCTCGCAGGGCGTCCGCGACGGCGAGGTGCTGCACCTCGTCCCGGCCCGCGAGCAATGGCCGGAGCTGGAGTACGACGACGTCGTCGAGGCGATCGCCGAGGGCGCACGGCGGCGGGGCACGATCTGGTCGCCGTCCTCCACCCGCACGGCGACGCTGGCCGGCGCGGCGGTGTTGCTCTCGCTGGGGCTGATCGCCGTGCTCACGGCCGGTCCCGGGTGGGACGGCGCGGCCTACGTCGGCCTCGGCGTGGGACTGCTGCTCTCGCTCGCGGGCATCACCGCTTCCCGGGCGTACGGGGACGCGCGCGCCGGAGCGGCCCTGGGCGGCCTCGCACTGCCGTACGCGTTCGCGGGCGGCGCCGTGCTGGTGAGCTCCGGCGCCGCGGACCGGGCCGGGGTCTTCCCGATGCTGCCCTGGCTGGGTGGCCCGGAGCTGCTGGCCGGCTCGGTGGCGTTGCTGCTGGTGGCGGCCCTGGGCGGCGTCGGCGTGGCGGCCTCGCTGCGGATCTTCGCCGCGGGCGTGACCGCCGGCCTGCTCGGCGCGCTCACGGCGCTGGTCGGCTTCGTCACCTCGGCCGCGGGCGCCGCCGCGGTGCTCATCTCGGTCCTCGTGTGCGGCATCGGGGTGATCCCGCTACTGGCCATCCGGTTCGGCAAGATGCCCACCCCGCCGGTGAGCCTGCCCACGGGCAGCGACGCCGAGCAGGGCTTCACCGGCGCCCGGAACACGGCCCTCGACGCGGCCCGTGAGCTCCCCGACCGCGCGCGGGTCTTCGCCGCCGTGAGCCGTACGGAGGAGCTGCTCACCGGCATGCTGATCGGGCACGCCGCGCTGGCGGCGGCCGCGTTCGTGGTGCTGGCCTCGTCCGGCGGCCTCGCGGCCCGGATCCTCATGGGGCTGGCGATCGCCGCGCTGCTGCTGCGGTCGCGGCTGTTCGTGACGCTGCGCCAGCGCCTCCCGCTGATCGCCGCGGGCCTGTTCGGCCTGTTCACCCTCGGGATCGACCTGCTGTGGGGCGCGGGCGCGACGATGCTGCTCGCTTTGAGCGTGGTCGGGCTGCTGCTGGCGATGGCCACGGTGGCCGCAGGCGCCACGTGGTCGCGGCGGGCCCCGTCGCCGTACCTGGGGCGTGCGGCGGATCTCCTGGACAGCCTCGCGGTGATCTCGGTGATCCCGGTGGCGTGCTCGGTGGTCGGCCTCTACGGCCTCGTGAGCAACATCAGCATCTGAGGAACGCAAAAGACGGCCGAGCGCGGGCTCGGCCGTCTTTTCTGTGTCGGAATGCCGTCAGTGCTCGTCGTCGTGGTGCTCGGCGGCCTCGGCCCGCTTGAAGGACGCCCGGATCTCGTCCTCGGCCTCCACCCGGCCGACCCACGTCGCGCCCTCGACCGACTTGCCCGGCTCCAGGTCCTTGTAGACCGTGAAGAAGTGCTGGATCTCCATCCGGTCGAACTCGCCGAGGTGGTGGATGTCGCGCAGGTGCTCCTGCCGCGGGTCCTCGTAGGGCACGCAGAGGACCTTGTCGTCGCGGCCCTTCTCGTCGGTCATCCGGTACATGCCGATCGCGCGGGCGCGCACGAGGCAGCCCGGGAACGTCGGCTCCTGGATGAGCACGAGGGCGTCCAACGGGTCGCCGTCCTGCCCGAGAGTGCCCTCGATGTACCCGTAGTCGGCCGGGTACTGCGTCGCGGTGAAGAGCGTCCGGTCGAGCCGGATGCGGCCGGTCTTGTGATCGACCTCGTACTTGTTCCGCTGGCCCTTGGGGATCTCAACCAAAACGTCGAAATCCATCGTTCGCTCCCTTGTTCGCCCCGGCTGAAGACCGGCTGGTGCCCGGCGACGGAGCGGGGGCCGCCCCTCAAGCCCCTCAGGATCCGTGCGCGCCGGTGTGCCGGATGTCAGTAGTCTCCCCTAAGTCTGACGCCATGTACGGAGGAGGGGCGCGTGGGGAGGCAAGATTCACAGAACACTCCTGAGTACGACGGCGTGTCGCAGCAGAAGGACGACGGTTTTGCGGTAAGGCGACCAGATCCGGCCACCAGTGTGCCGATTGCCCCCCGGCCGACCGGTCACACGTACGGCAGGGCGTCCGTTCCCGTGAATGACGCACAACGAGCCCAGCCTTCCCCGCCGCACCAGCCCCCGGCCGGACCCGCGGATGAGCCCGGCGGTCCCGTTCGCGGCGCCGCGGCACCGCCGAGCGGGGGTGCGCCAGCGGCGGAGCCGGCAACCCGGCGCTCGCGGCGTACCTT carries:
- the eccD gene encoding type VII secretion integral membrane protein EccD, with the protein product MSVGLARVTISAPSRRVDVALPEHVPLAELLPEVLRHAGEGLADDGEKHGGWVLRRTDGVALATAQGLFSQGVRDGEVLHLVPAREQWPELEYDDVVEAIAEGARRRGTIWSPSSTRTATLAGAAVLLSLGLIAVLTAGPGWDGAAYVGLGVGLLLSLAGITASRAYGDARAGAALGGLALPYAFAGGAVLVSSGAADRAGVFPMLPWLGGPELLAGSVALLLVAALGGVGVAASLRIFAAGVTAGLLGALTALVGFVTSAAGAAAVLISVLVCGIGVIPLLAIRFGKMPTPPVSLPTGSDAEQGFTGARNTALDAARELPDRARVFAAVSRTEELLTGMLIGHAALAAAAFVVLASSGGLAARILMGLAIAALLLRSRLFVTLRQRLPLIAAGLFGLFTLGIDLLWGAGATMLLALSVVGLLLAMATVAAGATWSRRAPSPYLGRAADLLDSLAVISVIPVACSVVGLYGLVSNISI
- a CDS encoding inorganic diphosphatase codes for the protein MDFDVLVEIPKGQRNKYEVDHKTGRIRLDRTLFTATQYPADYGYIEGTLGQDGDPLDALVLIQEPTFPGCLVRARAIGMYRMTDEKGRDDKVLCVPYEDPRQEHLRDIHHLGEFDRMEIQHFFTVYKDLEPGKSVEGATWVGRVEAEDEIRASFKRAEAAEHHDDEH